One Kangiella geojedonensis DNA segment encodes these proteins:
- a CDS encoding choice-of-anchor H family protein, giving the protein MLKVISKYSVIASAVLLSISGVDASQEAQNQPIGAETSATVTTAIAKRAKTTTVVNDKLHTQVQKGTATSAVRSNVYTSQKSSSDLEQEFKAFQSLDFKNVKNQTRADMQKHREANSKLPKSSGKAQKNGQNHLYIHDAAVLLFDDLDGDGNYSQLRVDFDVDSPYADYFDVYAELFIRRVGDAQWTHYYTTDVFEIYYDYSSDEYSVTTRLNTGFPPGNYEVLIDLFEYGYSGLVDTLSPYDDYDLTNLPLEDKTYESTGVTSDTYVDNVKTEIFTDADDDGFYREFTFTFDVDTQSSADRDVYVNLYQRNNGGSWQFETESDVFTVYGYSSEDAYEISGSWQSGYPANYYDFRLEVIDANTGEVLDDVSPEFSSLLQVPLEDANNDTRESNPNPPSSTTSSESGGGSTGLVTLILLGLLGAWRQKVKR; this is encoded by the coding sequence ATGTTAAAAGTAATCAGTAAATACAGTGTAATAGCCTCAGCAGTCTTGTTGAGCATTTCAGGCGTCGATGCCAGTCAGGAAGCACAGAACCAACCTATCGGTGCAGAAACCAGTGCAACGGTAACAACGGCGATCGCGAAGCGCGCTAAGACCACGACCGTGGTGAATGACAAGTTACACACTCAGGTTCAAAAGGGTACTGCAACGTCAGCGGTTCGCAGCAATGTGTATACCAGCCAAAAATCTAGCAGTGATCTAGAGCAAGAATTCAAAGCGTTCCAAAGTTTAGATTTTAAGAATGTTAAGAATCAGACCCGCGCAGATATGCAAAAACATCGTGAGGCGAACAGTAAACTGCCGAAATCATCGGGTAAAGCCCAGAAAAATGGTCAAAACCACCTTTATATCCATGATGCAGCAGTACTGTTGTTTGATGATTTAGATGGTGACGGTAACTATAGTCAGTTACGGGTTGATTTTGATGTGGACTCTCCGTATGCCGATTACTTTGACGTGTACGCTGAGTTATTTATTCGTCGAGTTGGGGATGCTCAGTGGACTCATTACTACACGACTGATGTCTTCGAGATTTACTATGATTACAGCTCTGACGAATATAGCGTAACGACGCGCTTGAATACGGGGTTCCCACCAGGGAATTATGAGGTGCTTATTGATTTATTTGAGTACGGTTATTCAGGTCTTGTCGATACCTTATCGCCTTATGATGACTATGACTTAACGAATTTGCCGTTAGAAGATAAGACCTATGAATCTACAGGCGTTACTAGCGATACTTATGTGGATAATGTCAAAACTGAAATTTTCACAGATGCTGATGACGATGGTTTTTATCGTGAGTTTACCTTTACTTTTGATGTCGACACACAAAGCAGTGCAGATCGCGATGTTTATGTAAACTTATATCAGCGCAATAATGGAGGATCTTGGCAGTTTGAGACCGAGTCTGATGTCTTTACTGTGTATGGCTACAGCTCTGAAGATGCTTATGAAATTAGCGGTAGCTGGCAGTCAGGTTACCCAGCAAACTACTATGACTTCAGGTTGGAAGTGATTGATGCAAATACTGGAGAGGTGTTGGATGACGTATCACCAGAGTTTTCATCATTGCTGCAAGTACCTCTTGAAGATGCTAACAATGATACTCGAGAGTCCAATCCGAACCCACCAAGTTCGACAACAAGTTCGGAGTCAGGTGGCGGTAGTACCGGACTGGTTACCTTGATTTTATTAGGTTTATTAGGAGCTTGGAGGCAAAAAGTTAAACGCTAA